In Frondihabitans sp. PAMC 28766, a genomic segment contains:
- a CDS encoding helix-turn-helix transcriptional regulator, producing MPETHGDLAALLKSWRAHLSPIDVGLPAGGSRRAVGLRREELAQLAGLSVDYVVRLEQGRARNPSAQVVSSLARALQLGDEERDHLYVVAGLLPPGAGEVPRHIPPGVQRLVARLGESPIAVFSASWDLLTYSPLWGTLIGDPDEVFGAPRNLLRSTFGIAGSGGSRISRANGEDGAQHFERSLAADLRRVQGRYPDDVAVRRLVHDLTTGSERFCELWEVACVAEHVSERKTVSHPLVGDLEVDCDVLTVAGSDLRIVVYTVAANSPEAEKLDFLRVSALSAVVTD from the coding sequence ATGCCCGAGACGCACGGAGACCTCGCCGCTCTGCTGAAGTCGTGGCGCGCGCACCTGTCGCCGATCGACGTCGGCCTGCCCGCGGGCGGTTCACGCCGGGCCGTGGGCCTCCGGCGCGAAGAACTTGCGCAGCTCGCCGGCCTGTCGGTGGACTACGTGGTGCGGCTCGAGCAGGGCCGCGCGCGCAACCCGTCGGCCCAGGTCGTGTCGTCGCTCGCCCGTGCGCTGCAGCTCGGCGACGAGGAGCGCGACCACCTCTACGTCGTGGCCGGTCTCCTGCCCCCGGGCGCGGGCGAGGTGCCGCGGCACATCCCGCCGGGCGTGCAGCGTCTCGTGGCACGGCTCGGCGAGTCTCCGATCGCGGTGTTCTCAGCGTCCTGGGATCTTCTGACCTACAGCCCGCTGTGGGGCACGCTGATCGGCGACCCCGACGAGGTCTTCGGCGCCCCGCGCAATCTGCTGCGGTCGACGTTCGGGATCGCCGGCAGCGGCGGATCGCGGATCAGCCGCGCCAACGGCGAGGACGGCGCGCAGCACTTCGAGCGCTCGCTCGCAGCCGATCTGCGGCGCGTGCAGGGGCGCTACCCCGACGACGTCGCCGTGCGGCGGCTCGTCCACGATCTCACGACGGGCAGCGAGCGCTTCTGCGAACTCTGGGAGGTGGCCTGTGTGGCCGAGCACGTGTCCGAGCGCAAGACGGTCAGCCACCCGCTCGTCGGCGACCTCGAGGTTGACTGCGACGTGCTGACCGTGGCCGGGTCCGACCTGCGGATCGTCGTCTACACGGTCGCCGCGAACTCGCCCGAGGCCGAGAAGCTCGACTTCCTGCGGGTGTCGGCGCTGTCGGCCGTCGTCACGGACTGA
- a CDS encoding HD domain-containing protein, with amino-acid sequence MTDVDTLLTPPTATAALALETSRATASPALANHCLRSWAFAAALGLERGLVVDAELLFVAAMFHDHGVVPEFDAVEAPFEDAGGAVGWVFAAGAGWPVERRERVREVIQRHAWASVDPASDVEGFLLEAATTLDVRGVGAEAWRADLVAAVVYRVPRLDFSATFDAAIAAQASRKPGSNAARFAPGIADGARYWA; translated from the coding sequence ATGACCGACGTCGATACCCTGCTCACCCCGCCCACCGCCACGGCGGCACTCGCCCTCGAGACCTCCCGCGCCACCGCATCCCCGGCCCTCGCGAACCACTGCCTCCGCTCATGGGCGTTCGCCGCCGCCCTCGGCCTCGAACGGGGCCTCGTGGTCGACGCCGAGCTGCTGTTCGTCGCCGCGATGTTCCACGACCACGGCGTCGTGCCCGAGTTCGACGCCGTCGAGGCGCCGTTCGAAGACGCCGGAGGGGCTGTGGGTTGGGTGTTCGCCGCGGGCGCCGGGTGGCCCGTCGAGCGACGCGAGCGCGTGCGCGAGGTGATCCAGCGGCACGCCTGGGCCAGTGTGGACCCTGCGTCGGATGTCGAGGGGTTCTTGCTGGAGGCAGCCACGACCCTCGACGTGCGGGGCGTCGGCGCCGAAGCGTGGCGCGCAGACCTCGTCGCAGCCGTCGTCTACCGGGTGCCGCGCCTCGACTTCAGCGCGACGTTCGACGCGGCGATCGCCGCACAGGCGTCGCGGAAGCCCGGCTCGAACGCCGCCCGTTTCGCCCCGGGGATCGCCGACGGCGCCCGATACTGGGCCTGA
- a CDS encoding DUF6518 family protein gives MTPAPTTATRRTLARNEPRRTSVPRAVAATAVVLVGSVLVGGLSSLGQEYLPHWVSSLANSVGGWSMFAFLLVWLSRARPVLAAVLGALAFEAMVEAYAEVSLWRGFFYAAPFSSLWSLVGLLAGPVLGVAASLVRYGRGRWPLAGVAVLSAVLMLEGGHGLVTLLSSTSPVYWTIEVVAGAVFLAAALLRGRAPDRARRA, from the coding sequence GTGACCCCCGCTCCGACCACGGCGACTCGCCGCACCCTTGCTCGCAACGAGCCGAGGCGGACGTCCGTGCCGCGCGCCGTCGCGGCGACGGCCGTGGTGCTCGTCGGGTCGGTGCTGGTCGGCGGGCTGTCGAGCCTCGGCCAGGAGTACCTGCCGCACTGGGTGAGCTCGCTCGCCAACTCGGTCGGCGGCTGGAGCATGTTCGCCTTCCTGCTGGTCTGGCTGTCGCGCGCCCGGCCGGTGCTGGCCGCCGTGCTGGGGGCCCTCGCGTTCGAGGCGATGGTCGAGGCCTACGCCGAGGTCAGCCTCTGGCGGGGGTTCTTCTACGCCGCGCCGTTCTCGTCGCTCTGGTCGCTGGTCGGCCTGCTCGCCGGGCCGGTGCTCGGCGTCGCGGCGAGTCTCGTGCGGTACGGCCGAGGGCGCTGGCCGCTCGCCGGCGTCGCCGTGCTCAGCGCCGTGCTGATGCTCGAAGGCGGTCACGGTCTCGTGACGCTGCTCAGCTCGACGAGCCCCGTCTACTGGACGATCGAGGTCGTCGCGGGTGCGGTGTTCCTCGCCGCGGCCCTGCTGCGCGGGCGGGCTCCCGACCGCGCACGGCGCGCCTGA
- a CDS encoding 4'-phosphopantetheinyl transferase superfamily protein, which yields MALSDVRVRVVDLDTAPGGDSTTLDTAERERAARLRDATDRRRYVTAHVELRRVLGDATGVAAVDVEILRAPCLACGEAHGKPVTRGAHFSLSRSGRWAAIALAEEPCGVDIEQAQDATRLAPLHADVVTPGEPLPPGPLGLLRTWVRKEALLKATGAGLTRPMTEVRADQALARGILRDLDGLPSGLVGAMAVADDSSGFTSS from the coding sequence ATGGCGCTGAGCGACGTGCGGGTGCGGGTCGTCGATCTCGACACGGCCCCGGGCGGCGACAGCACCACGCTCGACACCGCCGAGCGGGAGCGCGCGGCCCGGCTGCGCGACGCGACCGACCGGCGGCGGTACGTCACCGCGCACGTCGAGCTGCGGCGGGTGCTGGGCGACGCGACCGGCGTGGCCGCAGTCGACGTCGAGATCCTGCGGGCGCCCTGCCTCGCGTGCGGCGAAGCGCACGGCAAACCGGTCACGCGCGGTGCGCACTTCAGCCTCAGCCGTAGCGGCCGCTGGGCGGCGATCGCCCTGGCCGAGGAGCCCTGCGGGGTCGACATCGAACAGGCGCAGGATGCCACGCGGCTGGCCCCGCTCCACGCCGACGTCGTCACGCCGGGAGAGCCGCTGCCCCCGGGCCCCCTGGGCCTCTTGCGCACGTGGGTGCGCAAGGAGGCGCTGCTGAAGGCCACCGGCGCGGGGCTGACCCGGCCGATGACCGAGGTGCGGGCCGATCAGGCGCTCGCCCGTGGCATCCTGCGCGACCTCGACGGCCTGCCGAGCGGCCTCGTCGGCGCCATGGCGGTGGCCGACGACTCTTCGGGGTTCACGTCGAGTTAA
- a CDS encoding ABC transporter permease translates to MSTATAPATRRDHANLSRLTFGGILRSEWIKLRSLRSTFWCYLFILLIDVGFALLVSHLIGDAGSRGPQSRISTSSGPSEAMAVITAGLTLSVLISAVLGALQITGEYGTGMIKSTMTADPRRFGAIFGKVLVFGVSSFVVGLVSLVIAALVATPGLNSNHVTFDWSDGQVWLALIGGAGYIAIVGLIAFGLGALIRSTAGGIAAAIGLVFILPIIGSIFSSLSSVTWITNVIAFLPSNAGQKIYAYGAGTSSVKNGLITLDTTQGLLVLLGWAVVILAIALFSVKRRDV, encoded by the coding sequence ATGAGCACCGCAACCGCCCCCGCGACACGTCGCGATCACGCCAACCTCTCCCGCCTCACGTTCGGCGGCATCCTGCGCTCCGAGTGGATCAAGCTGCGCTCACTCCGCTCCACGTTCTGGTGCTACCTGTTCATCCTGCTGATCGACGTGGGCTTCGCCCTGCTCGTCTCGCACCTCATCGGCGACGCCGGCAGCCGCGGCCCGCAGAGCCGCATCTCGACCTCGAGCGGCCCGTCCGAGGCGATGGCCGTCATCACCGCCGGGCTGACCCTCTCGGTGCTCATCAGCGCCGTTCTGGGTGCCCTCCAGATCACGGGCGAGTACGGCACTGGCATGATCAAGTCGACCATGACCGCCGATCCCCGACGTTTCGGCGCGATTTTCGGCAAGGTCCTCGTCTTCGGTGTGAGCTCGTTCGTGGTGGGTCTCGTCTCGCTCGTGATCGCCGCCCTGGTCGCGACTCCGGGGCTGAACAGCAACCACGTCACGTTCGACTGGAGCGACGGGCAGGTCTGGCTCGCCCTCATCGGCGGGGCGGGCTACATCGCCATCGTCGGCCTGATCGCGTTCGGCCTCGGCGCGCTCATCCGCAGCACAGCCGGTGGCATCGCCGCGGCGATCGGGTTGGTCTTCATCCTCCCGATCATCGGATCGATCTTCAGCTCGCTCTCGTCGGTCACCTGGATCACGAACGTCATCGCATTCCTCCCGAGCAACGCGGGGCAGAAGATCTACGCCTACGGCGCGGGCACGTCGAGTGTCAAGAACGGCCTGATCACCCTCGACACGACGCAGGGCCTGCTGGTGCTGCTCGGCTGGGCCGTCGTCATCCTGGCGATCGCTCTGTTCAGCGTCAAGCGCCGCGACGTCTAG
- a CDS encoding glutathione peroxidase produces the protein MSLYDIPVETASGEITSLGAFDDKLLLIVNVASRCGLTPQYGDLQQLQEKYRDRGFQVVGFPCNQFNGQEPGTNEEIQEFCVATYGVDFPVFGKIEVNGENRHPVYDVLTETQDAAGEAGDVAWNFEKYLVAPGGDIVARVRPQESPATDEFVALVEANLPVAAAA, from the coding sequence ATGAGCCTCTACGACATCCCGGTCGAGACGGCGTCGGGCGAGATCACCTCGCTCGGCGCCTTCGACGACAAGCTCCTCCTCATCGTCAACGTGGCGAGCCGCTGCGGCCTCACGCCGCAGTACGGCGATCTGCAGCAGCTGCAAGAGAAGTACCGTGACCGGGGCTTCCAGGTCGTCGGCTTCCCCTGCAACCAGTTCAACGGGCAGGAGCCCGGTACGAACGAGGAGATCCAGGAGTTCTGCGTCGCGACCTACGGCGTCGACTTCCCCGTCTTCGGCAAGATCGAGGTCAACGGCGAGAACCGTCACCCGGTCTACGACGTCTTGACCGAGACGCAGGATGCCGCGGGCGAGGCCGGCGACGTGGCCTGGAACTTCGAGAAGTACCTCGTCGCCCCCGGCGGCGACATCGTCGCCCGGGTCCGCCCGCAAGAGAGCCCCGCCACCGACGAGTTCGTCGCGCTGGTCGAGGCCAACCTCCCGGTCGCTGCCGCCGCCTGA
- a CDS encoding SDR family NAD(P)-dependent oxidoreductase codes for MTTTLITGANKGLGYETARRLIEQGHTVWIGARDETRGQKAADELGATFVQLDVADQASVDAAAATVGKAGGLDVLINNAGITGSHADAADLTGADFEEVYAVNVFGVVRAIHAFLPLLRQSSAPTIVNVTSGLGSFDSVHDESRIESKVIAPIYNSSKSALTMLTVQYAKALPEIRINAADPGYTATDLNGNSGHQTVTEGTDAIVELATRGGEGPTGTFIDRAGIAAF; via the coding sequence ATGACAACGACACTCATCACCGGAGCCAACAAGGGCCTCGGCTACGAAACCGCCCGCCGCCTCATCGAGCAAGGGCACACCGTCTGGATCGGAGCCCGCGACGAGACCCGCGGGCAGAAGGCGGCCGACGAGCTCGGCGCGACCTTCGTGCAGCTCGACGTGGCCGACCAGGCCTCCGTCGACGCGGCGGCCGCGACCGTGGGCAAGGCCGGTGGCCTCGACGTCCTCATCAACAACGCCGGCATCACCGGCTCGCACGCCGACGCGGCCGACCTGACCGGGGCCGACTTCGAGGAGGTCTACGCCGTCAACGTCTTCGGCGTCGTGCGCGCGATCCACGCGTTCCTGCCGCTTCTGCGCCAGTCGAGCGCGCCGACCATCGTCAACGTGACCAGCGGCCTCGGCTCGTTCGACTCCGTGCACGACGAGTCGCGCATCGAGTCGAAAGTGATCGCCCCCATCTACAACTCGTCGAAGTCGGCGCTCACGATGCTGACCGTGCAGTATGCCAAGGCGCTGCCCGAGATCCGCATCAACGCGGCCGACCCCGGCTACACGGCGACCGACCTGAACGGCAACTCGGGCCACCAGACCGTGACCGAGGGCACCGACGCGATCGTCGAGCTCGCGACCCGCGGCGGCGAGGGCCCCACGGGGACCTTCATCGACCGGGCCGGCATCGCAGCCTTCTAG
- a CDS encoding inorganic phosphate transporter, translated as MSILVVVLMVIAIALIFDFTNGFHDTANAMATSVATGALKPRVAVLISAVLNLVGAFLSTQVAKTVSSGILTENTKGLPHITPVLIFAGLVGAVIWNLGTWWLGLPSSSTHALFGGLIGAAIIGSGVSAVDFGGVISKIVLPAILSPFIAGAVALIATYAAYRITKLAEVHGAKRGFRHAQTVSASLVSLAHGTNDAQKTMGVVTLTLIVAGYQTANTGPQIWVILICGLAIATGTYTGGWRIMRTVGKNITDVESPQGFAAETSSAATLLISSNLGFPLSTTQITSGAVVGAGVGKRLASVHWNTVSRIAVGWIVTLPAAALVGGVAALLAGTGPIGLVVVVVLGVVGGATFVLLARRHPVSRENVNDDSTTATGRPVGAAAATVKG; from the coding sequence ATGAGCATCCTCGTCGTCGTCCTGATGGTCATCGCCATCGCCCTGATATTCGATTTCACCAACGGCTTCCACGACACCGCCAACGCGATGGCCACCTCGGTCGCGACCGGTGCCCTGAAGCCGCGCGTCGCCGTGCTGATCTCGGCCGTGCTCAACCTCGTCGGCGCATTCCTGTCGACGCAGGTCGCCAAGACGGTCTCATCGGGCATCCTGACCGAGAACACCAAGGGCCTGCCGCACATCACGCCCGTCCTCATCTTCGCCGGCCTCGTCGGCGCGGTCATCTGGAACCTCGGAACCTGGTGGCTGGGGCTGCCGTCGAGCTCGACGCACGCGCTGTTCGGCGGCCTGATCGGTGCCGCCATCATCGGGTCGGGCGTCAGCGCCGTCGACTTCGGCGGGGTGATCTCGAAGATCGTGCTGCCCGCGATCCTGTCGCCCTTCATCGCCGGCGCGGTGGCGCTCATCGCGACCTACGCGGCCTACCGGATCACCAAGCTCGCCGAGGTGCACGGTGCGAAGCGCGGCTTCCGCCACGCGCAGACCGTCTCGGCCTCGCTCGTCTCGCTCGCGCACGGCACGAACGACGCGCAGAAGACGATGGGCGTCGTCACGCTGACCCTCATCGTCGCGGGCTACCAGACGGCGAACACCGGCCCGCAGATCTGGGTGATCCTGATCTGCGGTCTGGCGATCGCCACCGGCACGTACACGGGCGGCTGGCGCATCATGCGCACCGTCGGCAAGAACATCACCGACGTCGAGTCGCCCCAGGGCTTCGCCGCCGAGACCAGCTCGGCCGCGACCCTGCTGATCTCGTCGAACCTCGGCTTCCCGCTCTCGACGACGCAGATCACCTCGGGCGCCGTGGTCGGCGCCGGGGTCGGCAAGCGGCTCGCGTCGGTGCACTGGAACACGGTCTCGAGGATCGCCGTCGGCTGGATCGTCACGCTGCCGGCCGCAGCTCTCGTCGGCGGCGTCGCCGCCCTGCTCGCCGGCACCGGCCCCATCGGCCTCGTGGTAGTCGTCGTGCTGGGGGTCGTCGGCGGCGCGACCTTCGTGCTGCTCGCACGGCGCCACCCCGTCAGCCGCGAGAACGTCAACGACGACTCGACCACCGCGACCGGCCGCCCGGTCGGCGCTGCCGCCGCCACTGTGAAGGGCTGA
- a CDS encoding zinc-binding alcohol dehydrogenase family protein, which translates to MKAAVVTTFSEPPRFADFAEPVAGPGEEVVEVVASGLHPRVRSQASGSHYTSTDELPLVPGVDGVGRLADGSLVYFVLPDTAFGAMAERTVIDPRRSVPVPAGADPVLVASAMNPAMSSWIALRGRIAFEPGQSVLILGATGSAGRLAIQVARHLGAASIVAAGRGASRLAELSALGATATVDLAAAPDDVAAALSATAAEVDVVLDYLWGEPAQNAIMPLITGRADRSRLLQWIQIGAVAGPEIILPSAVLRQANVQFLGSGQGSASARGILEQLPSLVAELVRGTFTVDALATPLADVARAWTEPLARSTQRVVLVP; encoded by the coding sequence ATGAAGGCAGCAGTCGTCACCACGTTCTCCGAGCCGCCCCGCTTCGCCGACTTCGCCGAACCGGTCGCAGGCCCGGGCGAGGAGGTCGTCGAGGTCGTCGCCTCCGGCCTTCACCCGCGAGTGCGTTCGCAGGCCTCCGGCTCGCACTACACCTCGACCGACGAGCTCCCGCTCGTGCCGGGCGTCGATGGAGTCGGCCGCCTTGCCGACGGGTCGCTCGTCTACTTCGTCCTGCCCGACACCGCGTTCGGCGCGATGGCCGAGCGCACCGTGATCGACCCGCGCCGCAGCGTGCCGGTGCCGGCAGGCGCCGACCCCGTGCTCGTCGCGAGCGCGATGAACCCCGCCATGTCGTCGTGGATCGCTCTGCGCGGGCGCATCGCGTTCGAGCCCGGGCAGTCCGTGCTGATCCTGGGCGCGACAGGATCAGCGGGTCGGCTCGCGATCCAGGTCGCGAGGCACCTCGGCGCTGCCTCCATCGTCGCGGCCGGCCGCGGTGCTTCGCGCCTCGCCGAGCTGTCGGCACTGGGGGCGACCGCGACCGTCGACCTGGCGGCGGCGCCCGACGACGTCGCAGCCGCCCTCTCGGCCACTGCGGCCGAGGTCGACGTCGTGCTCGACTACCTCTGGGGCGAGCCCGCCCAGAACGCGATCATGCCCCTGATCACGGGCCGTGCCGACCGGAGCCGCCTTCTGCAGTGGATCCAGATCGGCGCGGTGGCAGGGCCGGAGATCATTCTGCCGTCGGCCGTGTTGCGTCAGGCCAACGTCCAGTTCCTCGGCAGCGGCCAGGGGTCCGCCTCTGCACGCGGCATCCTCGAACAGCTGCCGTCGCTCGTCGCCGAGCTCGTGCGCGGCACGTTCACCGTCGACGCGCTCGCCACGCCGCTGGCCGACGTCGCCCGCGCGTGGACGGAGCCCCTCGCGCGCTCCACCCAGCGCGTCGTGCTCGTCCCCTGA
- the corA gene encoding magnesium/cobalt transporter CorA produces the protein MPLIDNGVYVAGKRIENPRSLDATYELMHEHDGMGWIGLYRPSDDEVRSVAAEFSLHPLAVEDALLGHQRSKLERYDEILFAVLRPARYVDAEETVEFGELHIFLGPEFVVTIRHAESPDLMKVRKRMEANPELLAQGPEAVLYAILDQVVDEYEPVIAGLENDIDEIENDLFSPESTGLSERIYNLSREVIQFQRAVVPLVKMLENLERGSEKYGVDVELQRSLRDVLDHTLLIVDRIGSFRSILDNALTVHATIVTRRQTDQSIEQNEEVKKISSWAAILFTPTLVAGIYGMNFTNMPELHWRYGYPFAIVLMFALGFALYRVFRHRKWL, from the coding sequence ATGCCCCTGATCGACAACGGCGTGTACGTCGCCGGAAAACGCATCGAGAACCCCCGCAGCCTCGATGCCACGTACGAGTTGATGCACGAGCACGACGGCATGGGCTGGATCGGCCTGTACCGCCCGAGCGACGACGAGGTGCGGAGCGTCGCAGCGGAGTTCTCGCTGCACCCCCTCGCCGTCGAGGACGCCCTGCTGGGCCACCAGCGCTCGAAGCTCGAGCGCTACGACGAGATCCTGTTCGCCGTGCTGCGCCCCGCGCGCTACGTCGACGCCGAGGAGACGGTCGAGTTCGGCGAGCTGCACATCTTCTTGGGCCCGGAGTTCGTCGTCACCATCCGCCACGCCGAGTCGCCCGACCTGATGAAGGTGCGGAAGCGCATGGAGGCCAACCCCGAGCTGCTCGCGCAGGGGCCCGAGGCCGTGCTCTATGCGATCCTCGACCAGGTGGTCGACGAGTACGAGCCGGTCATCGCCGGGCTCGAGAACGACATCGACGAGATCGAGAACGACCTGTTCAGCCCGGAGTCCACCGGTCTCTCCGAACGCATCTACAACCTGTCGCGCGAGGTCATCCAGTTCCAGCGGGCGGTCGTGCCGCTGGTGAAGATGCTGGAGAACCTCGAGCGCGGCAGCGAGAAGTACGGCGTCGACGTCGAGCTGCAGCGCTCCTTGCGCGACGTGCTCGACCACACGCTGCTGATCGTCGACCGGATCGGGTCGTTCCGGTCGATCCTCGACAACGCCCTGACGGTGCACGCGACGATCGTGACGCGGCGCCAGACCGACCAGAGCATCGAGCAGAACGAGGAGGTGAAGAAGATCTCGTCGTGGGCCGCGATCCTCTTCACCCCCACCCTCGTGGCGGGCATCTACGGCATGAACTTCACGAACATGCCCGAGCTGCACTGGCGCTACGGCTATCCGTTCGCGATCGTGCTGATGTTCGCCCTCGGGTTCGCGCTCTACCGCGTCTTCCGGCATCGGAAGTGGCTGTGA
- a CDS encoding MarR family winged helix-turn-helix transcriptional regulator, translating to MSSEGAGSNGPDEPQDLTVVDAAAQLAFAIHEALTRVAATEQLSVTQLRVLGILRDRTPTMADMADRLRLDRSSMTGLVDRAAKRGLMERAPSPVDARSIIVRITAEGRRVGARLEAAVDEALGDLLSDASAADQEALVRITRGVPRRRAEH from the coding sequence ATGAGCAGCGAAGGCGCAGGATCGAACGGGCCCGACGAGCCGCAGGATCTGACCGTGGTCGACGCCGCGGCCCAGCTCGCCTTCGCGATCCACGAGGCCCTGACTCGCGTCGCAGCGACCGAGCAGCTGTCGGTGACGCAGCTGCGGGTGCTCGGCATCCTGCGCGACCGGACACCCACGATGGCCGACATGGCCGACCGCCTCCGCCTCGACCGCTCGTCGATGACGGGGCTCGTCGACCGTGCCGCCAAGCGGGGGCTGATGGAGCGCGCCCCCTCCCCCGTCGACGCTCGCAGCATCATCGTGCGCATCACCGCCGAGGGCCGACGTGTCGGCGCACGCCTCGAAGCCGCGGTCGACGAGGCGCTCGGGGATCTCCTGTCGGACGCCTCCGCCGCCGATCAAGAGGCCCTCGTCCGCATCACGCGCGGCGTGCCTCGCCGCCGCGCAGAGCACTGA